Below is a window of Shinella sp. PSBB067 DNA.
TCGTCGGCCTTGCCATCAAGCTGGCGCTCGGAGCCTGACTTCACGTAGCGTGATTGCATCCAGCCTCGCGCCAGCTTGCTTGCCTAGGTGTTCAGTCCCGGCATCTGGTGGATCGGGTTTAGGATGAATCTGTGAGGCTCTGATGTCCAGATCTTGCAGATGTATTCGTATGGCGTGAGTCCACTGAGGGTCTTGAGCCTGCGGGCGAAGTTGTAGGCTGCCATGAAGTCCGTCAGGTGTGCTCGGAGCTGGTCGTGGCTATCGTAATGGAAGCGCTTGACGGTGGCCTCCTTGATCGTGCGGTTCATCCGCTCGACCTGCCCATTGGTCCATGGATGGTTGGGCTTGGTCAGCCGGTGTTCAATGCCGTTTGCCTCGCAGATCATGTCGAAGCGCAGCGGGCGGGAGTAGATGGTATTCCGATTCCGAGGCTGCTCTGCGAACTGGATGCCGTTATCAGTGAGAATAGTATGGACCTGGTAGGGCACGGCTTCGAGCATATGCTGAAGGAATTCCCAAGCGGTCTCCCTGTCTGCCTTGTCAACGAGTTGGGTCACGGCGAACTTGCTCGTGCGGTCGATGCCGACGAACAAATATAGTTTGCCTTCAGCGGTCTGAACCTCGGCGATGTCGATATGGAAGAACCCTATGGGGTAGCGCTTGAACTTCGACCGTTTAGGCTTGTCGCCTTCCACATCAGGCAGACGCGATATGCCATGCCGCTGCAAGCAGCGGTGCAGCGCGGATCGCGTCAGGTGGGGGATCGAGGGGTGCAGGGCGTAAAGGCAGTCGTCCAACGGCAGCAGTGTATGGCGCCGGAATGCTATGATCGCCGCCTCTTCATCCGCCGACAGGACTGTAGAGCGCGGTTCCGATGGCCCGGTCTTCATATCGTCCACCGTCGCGCGCTTGCGCCACTTCGCAACGGTCTTGGGGTTGATGCCCAGCTCCCGGCTCAGCTGCGCGAGCGAAGCTTGCGATCGCTGTATTGCTGCTCGGACAGCGTGCGTGGTCGTGGCGCTGCCGTGACGAACTTGTCCCATAGGGCTTCCTTCCATTCCAAAGAAAGGATCGCACCATCAAACCGTGGGATCAAACACCTAGGTTCCGCCTCGGCCAGCATGCAGGCCCGCAGGCAGAAGACAGGACCGCACCCTCCTTCCGCCTAACCCCCGGGCCTGCATGTGGCCTTGCGACACGCCACCGCCTTTTCCCCGCACCATTCCTCTGCTATCCGGGTCCGCAAAACAGGAGACCGGAATGGCGAAGACTGCGGCAGACTGCACGACGATGGCGGAAATCCGGGAAAACATCGACCGGGTCGACAACGGGCTGATGGCGCTCTTCGCCGAACGCTGGACCTTCATCCGCCGCGCCGCCGAGATCAAGGCGGGCCTCGGCATTCCCGCCGACGTGCCGGAGCGTGTGAGGGAAGTGCGCGACAACGCCCACCGCAATGCCGAGGCGCACGGCCTCGACGGCGATTTCTACGAGAAGATCTGGGCCGAGCTCGTCCGGCACGCCATCGCCTACGAGAAGGCGGAGCTCGGCGAGACCTGATCCTCAGAGCTGGTTGCGCCGGCCGAGATGATCCTCCCAGTCGAGCGCGGTGCGCACGATGAAGGCAAGGTCGTCGTGTTCGGGCGTCCAGCCGAGTTCCTTCATCGCGACCGAGGGATTGGCGACGATGAGCACCGCGTCGCCAGGCCGCCGACCGGCAAAGCGCACCGGGAAATCCACGCCCGAGGCGGCCTTGACCTCGTCCAGCACCTCCAGCACCGAGAAGCCGCGGCCATAACCGCAATTGGCGACGATCGAGCCGCCGCCCGCCCGCATCCGCTGCAAGGCCTTCAGGTGCGCATTGGCAAGGTCGGAGACGTGGATATAGTCGCGGATGCAGGTGCCGTCCGGTGTCGGGTAGTCCGTGCCGTAGACGTCCATGCCGGCCCGCTTGCCGAGCGCGGCCTCGCTCGCCACCTTGATGAGATGGGTGGCGCCCCTGGTCGACTGGCCGGTGCGCCCGCGCGGATCGGCGCCGGCCACGTTGAAATAGCGCAGCGCCGTATAGGTGAAGTCATGCGCGGCGGCGGTGTCGCGCAGCATGATCTCGGTCATCAGCTTGGAGGAGCCGTAGGGCGATTCGGGCCGGAGCGCGGCGGACTCGAGCACCGGTTCCGTGCCGTCGGGCGTGCCGTAGACGGCGGCGGTGGAGGAGAAGACGAAATGCGGCACCTTCGCCGTGACTGCGGCGGTGATGAGCGCGCGTGACTTGACCGTGTTGTTCTCGTAATAGGCGAGGGGGTCGGCGACCGATTCCGGCACTATGATCGAGCCGGCGAAATGGATGATCGCGTCGATACGGTTCTCGGCGAAGATCTGCCCCAGCAGCGCGGCATCGGCGATGTCGCCCTGGTAGAAGCGGGCCTCGGGCGCAACGGCCCAG
It encodes the following:
- a CDS encoding chorismate mutase family protein; translated protein: MAKTAADCTTMAEIRENIDRVDNGLMALFAERWTFIRRAAEIKAGLGIPADVPERVREVRDNAHRNAEAHGLDGDFYEKIWAELVRHAIAYEKAELGET
- a CDS encoding IS481 family transposase, translated to MGQVRHGSATTTHAVRAAIQRSQASLAQLSRELGINPKTVAKWRKRATVDDMKTGPSEPRSTVLSADEEAAIIAFRRHTLLPLDDCLYALHPSIPHLTRSALHRCLQRHGISRLPDVEGDKPKRSKFKRYPIGFFHIDIAEVQTAEGKLYLFVGIDRTSKFAVTQLVDKADRETAWEFLQHMLEAVPYQVHTILTDNGIQFAEQPRNRNTIYSRPLRFDMICEANGIEHRLTKPNHPWTNGQVERMNRTIKEATVKRFHYDSHDQLRAHLTDFMAAYNFARRLKTLSGLTPYEYICKIWTSEPHRFILNPIHQMPGLNT
- the galE gene encoding UDP-glucose 4-epimerase GalE, whose translation is MAVLVTGGAGYIGSHMVWALVDAGEEVVVLDRLSTGFRWAVAPEARFYQGDIADAALLGQIFAENRIDAIIHFAGSIIVPESVADPLAYYENNTVKSRALITAAVTAKVPHFVFSSTAAVYGTPDGTEPVLESAALRPESPYGSSKLMTEIMLRDTAAAHDFTYTALRYFNVAGADPRGRTGQSTRGATHLIKVASEAALGKRAGMDVYGTDYPTPDGTCIRDYIHVSDLANAHLKALQRMRAGGGSIVANCGYGRGFSVLEVLDEVKAASGVDFPVRFAGRRPGDAVLIVANPSVAMKELGWTPEHDDLAFIVRTALDWEDHLGRRNQL